In Festucalex cinctus isolate MCC-2025b chromosome 5, RoL_Fcin_1.0, whole genome shotgun sequence, a single genomic region encodes these proteins:
- the unc45b gene encoding protein unc-45 homolog B, whose protein sequence is MGDPIQLKDEGNKYFQAGDIDRAIECYTKAINLCKDKKVLAIIHRNRSACYLKKEKYSSAASDASKAIDVDASDIKALYRRCQALEKLGKLDMAFKDVQRCATIEPKNKTFLETLRRLGAEIQTKLKTTFSTDSRVQNMFDILLDEEMEKDKKEKAANNLIVLSREDAGAERIFQNNGVPLLLNMIETGKPEMILAAIRTLSGMCTGHKARAMAIIHMAGIDKLCSIMALDNEEIALATCNLFQCINDSLTGGDNREYGKEESLVLDASKDLKTILLSLLEMVGSKKVSGHGRDQALNLLSKNVPRKGKKEPDNSRTLFTIDHGLKKILKVCGQVPELPDQLPLTENTQLIASVLLNRLYDDLTCDPERNNFRDICDEYTKSKIDPNDMDKTIHAINVISGLLQGPFEVGNALVGRQGIMEMMVALCGSEREVDQMVAVEALIHASTKMSRASFIITNGVSLLKDIYKKTKNEKIKIRSLVGLCKLGSAGGDDYSLRQFAEGSTEKLAKQCRKWLCNPTIDAKTRKWAVEGLAYLTNDADVKDDFVEDEQALKAMFELAKSKDKTIIYAVACTLVNCTNTYEKKEIIPELVQLAKFSKQHVPEQHPKDKKDFIEKRVKMLLKAGVTSALAVMVKADSSILTDQTKEMLSRVFLALSEDPKDRGTIVAHGGGKALIPLALEGTEAGKVKAAHALAKIASISNPEIAFPGERVYEVVRPLVNLLHTDRDGIQNFEALRGLTNFAGFSEKLRTKIVKENALPDIESYMFEEHEQIRQAATECMCNLVTCKDVQERYLEDGNDKLKLLVLLCGEDDDKLQIAAAGALAMLTAAQKKLCTKMTLVTVQWLEILQRLCLHSNPMIQHRGLVTVCNMLNSDDPELAKKLIESELLEIMSVIGKAADNPKRQDAIDAARSCLVKAMDLGLIKPFSTAS, encoded by the exons ATGGGAGACCCAATCCAGTTAAAAGATGAGGGAAACAAATATTTCCAAGCAGGAGATATTGACAGGGCGATCGAGTGTTACACCAAAGCAATCAATTTGTGTAAAGACAAGAAGGTGCTGGCCATTATTCACAGAAACAGATCTGCatgctatttaaaaaag GAAAAGTATTCCAGCGCAGCCTCTGATGCATCTAAAG CTATTGATGTTGATGCAAGTGACATCAAAGCCTTGTACAGGCGCTgccaagctctggagaagcttgGAAAACTCGACATGGCCTTTAAAGATGTACAGAGATGTGCGACCATTGAACCAAAGAACAAAACTTTCCTGGAGACTCTCCGCAGGCTGGGGGCTGAAATCCAGACTAAG CTCAAAACAACATTCTCCACAGATTCAAGGGTACAAAACATGTTTGATATTCTCCTTGATGAAGAAATGGAAAAAGACAAGAAGGAAAAG gcTGCCAACAACCTGATTGTGTTATCGAGAGAGGATGCAGGAGCAGAGAGAATCTTCCAGAATAATGGCGTTCCCCTGCTCCTCAACATGATTGAGACAGGAAAACCAGAGATGATCCTCGCTGCTATCCGTACACTTTCAGGAATGTGCACAGGACACAAAGCTCGG GCAATGGCCATTATTCACATGGCAGGCATTGATAAACTGTGCAGCATTATGGCACTTGACAATGAGGAGATTGCTCTGGCAACATGCAATCTCTTCCAATGCATCAACGACTCCCTCACAGGTGGGGATAACAGAGAATATGGGAAAGAAGAGTCATTGGTTTTAG ATGCTTCTAAAGATCTGAAAACTATTCTCCTGTCATTACTGGAGATGGTTGGCAGTAAAAAGGTGTCTGGCCACGGCAGAGACCAAGCGCTGAACCTCCTGAGCAAGAACGTTCCTCGGAAAGGAAAGAAAGAGCCTGACAACTCAAGGACACTCTTCACTATTGATCACG GTCTGAAGAAGATCCTCAAGGTGTGCGGTCAAGTTCCTGAACTGCCCGACCAGTTGCCCTTGACCGAGAACACGCAGCTGATTGCCAGCGTGCTCCTCAATCGGCTCTATGACGACCTCACGTGTGACCCAGAGAGAAACAACTTCAGGGACATTTGTGATGAGTACACCAA ATCCAAAATCGACCCTAACGACATGGACAAAACGATTCACGCAATCAACGTGATTTCGGGGCTGCTGCAAGGTCCATTTGAAGTCGGGAACGCCTTGGTGGGAAGGCAAGGCATCATGGAGATGATGGTGGCTCTGTGCGGCTCTGAACGTGAGGTGGACCAGATGGTCGCCGTGGAAGCGCTCATACATGCCTCGACAAAAATGAGCCGCGCCAGCTTCATCATCACCAATGGTGTGTCGCTGCTTAAGGACATCTATAAGAAGACCAAAAACGAGAAGATTAAAATACGCTCGTTGGTG GGTCTCTGCAAACTGGGCTCAGCAGGAGGCGACGACTACAGTTTAAGACAGTTTGCTGAGGGCTCCACTGAGAAATTAGCCAAGCAGTGCAGAAA GTGGCTTTGCAATCCTACGATCGATgccaaaacaaggaaatgggctgTCGAGGGTTTGGCTTACCTAACTAATGACGCTGACGTCAAAGATGACTTTGTTGAGGACGAGCAGGCATTGAAAGCCATGTTTGAACTGGCCAAG TCTAAAGATAAGACCATCATATACGCAGTGGCCTGCACCTTGGTTAACTGCACCAACACGTATGAGAAGAAAGAGATTATCCCTGAGCTGGTTCAGTTGGCCAAGTTCTCAAAACAGCACGTGCCTGAGCAACATCCTAAG GACAAGAAGGACTTTATTGAGAAGCGAGTGAAGATGCTTCTCAAAGCTGGAGTCACATCTGCTCTTGCTGTCATGGTCAAAGCAGACAGTTCCATTCTGACGGACCAGACCAAGGAGATGCTCTCAAG GGTTTTCTTGGCATTGTCGGAGGACCCCAAAGATCGTGGTACCATTGTTGCCCATGGTGGAGGAAAG GCTTTGATCCCTCTGGCCCTGGAAGGGACAGAGGCTGGAAAAGTGAAGGCCGCTCACGCGCTTGCCAAAATTGCATCCATTTCAAACCCAGAGATCGCCTTTCCCGGTGAAAGA GTGTATGAGGTGGTGAGGCCTTTAGTCAACCTCCTTCACACAGACAGAGATGGAATCCAAAATTTCGAGGCTCTTCGAGGCCTCACCAACTTTGCTGGTTTTAGTGAAAAACTAAG GACAAAGATCGTGAAAGAGAACGCGCTACCCGATATTGAGAGCTACATGTTTGAGGAACACGAGCAGATCAGACAGGCTGCCACTGAATGCATGTGCAACCTTGTGACATGTAAAGAT GTCCAAGAGCGCTACCTAGAGGATGGTAACGATAAACTGAAGCTGCTGGTACTACTTTGTGGGGAGGATGATGACAAGCTTCAGATTGCGGCAGCCGGAGCGCTGGCTATGCTTACTGCTGCTCAGAAGAAGCTTTGCACCAAGATGACCCTTGTG ACCGTCCAGTGGCTTGAGATCCTACAGAGATTGTGTCTACACAGCAACCCAATGATCCAGCACCGCGGCCTGGTGACTGTGTGCAACATGCTCAACTCGGACGACCCCGAGCTAGCCAAGAAACTCATCGAGAGTGAGCTGCTGGAAATCATGTCAGTGATTGGCAAGGCAGCAGACAATCCCAAGAGGCAGGACGCGATCGACGCGGCGCGGTCGTGTCTGGTCAAAGCAATGGACCTGGGTCTCATCAAACCCTTCTCCACGGCTTCGTAA
- the LOC144018435 gene encoding kinesin-like protein KIF2A isoform X1, translating into MAVAFGKLVVGTNVEIKRSDGRIHEAMVTSLNEENESVTVEWIENGDTKGKEIDLESIFSLNPDVGPDEEIVRSPETPPSTTSVKVNKIAKNRGTIAPSKSDTPSRESRVIPPPARIFQSQLAETTQLPLSQQAQPAQPTTQQQLQNESFHQPLTRREIGQLSRRKSNCVKEVEKLQEKREKRRLQQQELREKRAQEVDTTIPNYEIMCMIRDFRASLDYRPLTTADLIEEHRICVCVRKRPLNRKELTMKDLDVITIPSKDVVMVHEPKQKVDLTRFLENQTFRFDYAFDDTTNNEMVYRFTARPLVETIFERGMATCFAYGQTGSGKTHTMGGDFSGKNQDCSKGIYALAARDVFLMLKKPNYKKLELQVFATFFEIYSGKVFDLLNRKTKLRVLEDRKQQVQVVGLQEKEVKCTEDVLKLIELGNGCRTSGQTSANAHSSRSHAVFQIILRRKGKMYGKFSLIDLAGNERGADTSSADRQTRLEGAEINKSLLALKECIRALGLNKPHTPFRASKLTQVLRDSFIGENSRTCMIATISPGMTSCENTLNTLRYANRVKEFGISPSDIPFSQGGQGSRPEHSPTNTFEYDDFAATPPPGRVKELTVDNNQVNQVMEGGRANIHAVNQLDLLEEEWQNSSPQRDDLKLLCEQNEEEVSPQLFSFHAAVSQLVEMEEQVQEDHRAVFEESIRWLEDEKELLKMTDEEVDYDVESYATQLEKILDQKIDILTELRDKVKSFRCALQEEEKASKQINLKRPRAL; encoded by the exons ATGGCCGTGGCGTTTGGGAAGCTCGTCGTCGGCACGAATGTGGAAATAAAGCGCAGTGATG GACGCATACATGAGGCGATGGTGACGTCCCTAAACGAGGAGAATGAGAGCGTCACGGTGGAGTGGATAGAGAATGGAGACACAAAAGGGAAAGAG ATCGATTTGGAGAGTATATTTTCACTTAACCCAGATGTGGGTCCAGACGAAGAGATTGTCCGGAGTCCAGAGACTCCTCCTTCAACTACGAGTGTGAAGGTTAATAAAATAGCAAAG AATCGTGGGACGATAGCACCTTCGAAGAGTGACACTCCATCGAGGGAGAGTAGAG TGATTCCGCCTCCAGCCCGAATCTTTCAGTCTCAACTCGCTGAAACAACACAGCTCCCTCTGTCACAGCAGGCTCAGCCCGCCCAGCCCACCACACAGCAGCAGCTGCAGAATG AGTCTTTTCATCAGCCGCTAACCAGAAGGGAGATTGGACAACTTT CTCGGAGGAAGTCAAACTGTGTGAAGGAGGTGGAGAAACTGCAAGAGAAAAGGGAGAAGCGTCGGCTTCAGCAACAGGAGCTGAGGGAAAAGAGGGCTCAG GAGGTGGACACGACCATTCCTAATTATGAGATTATGTGCATGATTCGAGACTTCCGTGCAAGTCTAGACTACCGACCTCTAACCACAGCAGATTTG ATCGAAGAACACAGAATATGCGTATGTGTGAGGAAACGTCCGCTGAATAGAAAAG AACTCACCATGAAGGATTTGGACGTGATCACAATTCCCAGTAAGGATGTGGTGATGGTGCACGAACCTAAGCAGAAGGTGGACCTGACTCGCTTCCTGGAGAACCAAACCTTCCGCTTCGATTACGCTTTTGATGACACCACCAACAATGAGATGGTTTACAG GTTCACTGCCAGACCGTTAGTGGAGACCATATTTGAGAGGGGCATGGCCACATGCTTTGCTTAtggacaaacaggaagtggtaaAACTCAT ACAATGGGTGGAGATTTTTCTGGGAAGAACCAAGACTGCTCCAAAGGAATTTATGCATTGGCTG CTCGGGATGTATTTCTCATGTTGAAGAAACCCAATTACAAGAAATTAGAGCTCCAAGTGTTTGCAACCTTTTTTGAAATCTACAGTGGAAAG GTGTTTGATCTGCTGAATCGCAAAACTAAACTGAGGGTGCTGGAGGACCGAAAACAGCAAGTGCAGGTTGTGGGGCTTCAGGAGAAGGAGGTTAAGTGCACAGAAGATGTCCTGAAACTCATTGAATTGGGCAACGGCTGCAG GACTTCGGGGCAGACATCAGCCAATGCGCACTCGTCGCGCAGCCATGCCGTGTTCCAGATCATTCTTCGTAGGAAGGGCAAGATGTACGGCAAGTTCTCCCTCATCGACCTGGCCGGGAACGAAAGGGGCGCCGATACTTCAAGTGCTGACCGTCAGACTCGCCTGGAGGGTGCCGAGATCAACAAAAGCCTGCTGGCCCTCAAG GAGTGTATCAGAGCTCTCGGCCTCAACAAGCCACACACTCCATTCCGAGCTAGCAAACTCACCCAGGTCCTGCGAGACTCCTTCATTGGTGAAAATTCCCGTACGTGCATG ATTGCAACAATCTCTCCTGGTATGACATCCTGCGAGAATACCCTCAACACGCTCCGCTACGCCAACAG AGTGAAGGAGTTTGGGATTAGTCCGTCAGACATCCCCTTCTCCCAGGGTGGTCAGGGGAGTCGCCCTGAGCACTCTCCGACCAATACTTTTGAGTACGATGACTTTGCTGCTACTCCTCCCCCTGGCAG GGTGAAGGAACTTACTGTGGACAACAACCAGGTAAACCAGGTAATGGAGGGAGGCCGTGCCAACATCCATGCCGTCAACCAGCTGGACTTGTTAGAAGAAGAATGGCAAAATAGTTCGCCGCAGAGAGACGACCTCAAGCTGCTCTGTGAGCAGAAT GAGGAGGAAGTGTCTCCTCAGCTCTTCTCTTTCCACGCGGCCGTCTCTCAATTGGTGGAAATGGAGGAGCAGGTCCAAGAGGATCACCGAGCGGTTTTCGAG GAGTCCATCAGGTGGCTGGAGGACGAGAAGGAGCTCCTGAAGATGACAGACGAGGAGGTGGACTACGATGTGGAATCTTACGCCACTCAGCTGGAGAAGATCCTGGACCAGAAGATAGACATCCTCACTGAGCTCCGAG ATAAAGTCAAGTCATTCCGCTGTGCTCTTCAAGAGGAGGAGAAAGCCAGCAAGCAGATCAACCTCAAGAGGCCTCGTGCTCTTTAG
- the LOC144018435 gene encoding kinesin-like protein KIF2A isoform X3: MAVAFGKLVVGTNVEIKRSDGRIHEAMVTSLNEENESVTVEWIENGDTKGKEIDLESIFSLNPDVGPDEEIVRSPETPPSTTSVKVNKIAKNRGTIAPSKSDTPSRESRVIPPPARIFQSQLAETTQLPLSQQAQPAQPTTQQQLQNESFHQPLTRREIGQLSRRKSNCVKEVEKLQEKREKRRLQQQELREKRAQEVDTTIPNYEIMCMIRDFRASLDYRPLTTADLIEEHRICVCVRKRPLNRKELTMKDLDVITIPSKDVVMVHEPKQKVDLTRFLENQTFRFDYAFDDTTNNEMVYRFTARPLVETIFERGMATCFAYGQTGSGKTHTMGGDFSGKNQDCSKGIYALAARDVFLMLKKPNYKKLELQVFATFFEIYSGKVFDLLNRKTKLRVLEDRKQQVQVVGLQEKEVKCTEDVLKLIELGNGCRTSGQTSANAHSSRSHAVFQIILRRKGKMYGKFSLIDLAGNERGADTSSADRQTRLEGAEINKSLLALKECIRALGLNKPHTPFRASKLTQVLRDSFIGENSRTCMIATISPGMTSCENTLNTLRYANRVKELTVDNNQVNQVMEGGRANIHAVNQLDLLEEEWQNSSPQRDDLKLLCEQNEEEVSPQLFSFHAAVSQLVEMEEQVQEDHRAVFEESIRWLEDEKELLKMTDEEVDYDVESYATQLEKILDQKIDILTELRDKVKSFRCALQEEEKASKQINLKRPRAL, translated from the exons ATGGCCGTGGCGTTTGGGAAGCTCGTCGTCGGCACGAATGTGGAAATAAAGCGCAGTGATG GACGCATACATGAGGCGATGGTGACGTCCCTAAACGAGGAGAATGAGAGCGTCACGGTGGAGTGGATAGAGAATGGAGACACAAAAGGGAAAGAG ATCGATTTGGAGAGTATATTTTCACTTAACCCAGATGTGGGTCCAGACGAAGAGATTGTCCGGAGTCCAGAGACTCCTCCTTCAACTACGAGTGTGAAGGTTAATAAAATAGCAAAG AATCGTGGGACGATAGCACCTTCGAAGAGTGACACTCCATCGAGGGAGAGTAGAG TGATTCCGCCTCCAGCCCGAATCTTTCAGTCTCAACTCGCTGAAACAACACAGCTCCCTCTGTCACAGCAGGCTCAGCCCGCCCAGCCCACCACACAGCAGCAGCTGCAGAATG AGTCTTTTCATCAGCCGCTAACCAGAAGGGAGATTGGACAACTTT CTCGGAGGAAGTCAAACTGTGTGAAGGAGGTGGAGAAACTGCAAGAGAAAAGGGAGAAGCGTCGGCTTCAGCAACAGGAGCTGAGGGAAAAGAGGGCTCAG GAGGTGGACACGACCATTCCTAATTATGAGATTATGTGCATGATTCGAGACTTCCGTGCAAGTCTAGACTACCGACCTCTAACCACAGCAGATTTG ATCGAAGAACACAGAATATGCGTATGTGTGAGGAAACGTCCGCTGAATAGAAAAG AACTCACCATGAAGGATTTGGACGTGATCACAATTCCCAGTAAGGATGTGGTGATGGTGCACGAACCTAAGCAGAAGGTGGACCTGACTCGCTTCCTGGAGAACCAAACCTTCCGCTTCGATTACGCTTTTGATGACACCACCAACAATGAGATGGTTTACAG GTTCACTGCCAGACCGTTAGTGGAGACCATATTTGAGAGGGGCATGGCCACATGCTTTGCTTAtggacaaacaggaagtggtaaAACTCAT ACAATGGGTGGAGATTTTTCTGGGAAGAACCAAGACTGCTCCAAAGGAATTTATGCATTGGCTG CTCGGGATGTATTTCTCATGTTGAAGAAACCCAATTACAAGAAATTAGAGCTCCAAGTGTTTGCAACCTTTTTTGAAATCTACAGTGGAAAG GTGTTTGATCTGCTGAATCGCAAAACTAAACTGAGGGTGCTGGAGGACCGAAAACAGCAAGTGCAGGTTGTGGGGCTTCAGGAGAAGGAGGTTAAGTGCACAGAAGATGTCCTGAAACTCATTGAATTGGGCAACGGCTGCAG GACTTCGGGGCAGACATCAGCCAATGCGCACTCGTCGCGCAGCCATGCCGTGTTCCAGATCATTCTTCGTAGGAAGGGCAAGATGTACGGCAAGTTCTCCCTCATCGACCTGGCCGGGAACGAAAGGGGCGCCGATACTTCAAGTGCTGACCGTCAGACTCGCCTGGAGGGTGCCGAGATCAACAAAAGCCTGCTGGCCCTCAAG GAGTGTATCAGAGCTCTCGGCCTCAACAAGCCACACACTCCATTCCGAGCTAGCAAACTCACCCAGGTCCTGCGAGACTCCTTCATTGGTGAAAATTCCCGTACGTGCATG ATTGCAACAATCTCTCCTGGTATGACATCCTGCGAGAATACCCTCAACACGCTCCGCTACGCCAACAG GGTGAAGGAACTTACTGTGGACAACAACCAGGTAAACCAGGTAATGGAGGGAGGCCGTGCCAACATCCATGCCGTCAACCAGCTGGACTTGTTAGAAGAAGAATGGCAAAATAGTTCGCCGCAGAGAGACGACCTCAAGCTGCTCTGTGAGCAGAAT GAGGAGGAAGTGTCTCCTCAGCTCTTCTCTTTCCACGCGGCCGTCTCTCAATTGGTGGAAATGGAGGAGCAGGTCCAAGAGGATCACCGAGCGGTTTTCGAG GAGTCCATCAGGTGGCTGGAGGACGAGAAGGAGCTCCTGAAGATGACAGACGAGGAGGTGGACTACGATGTGGAATCTTACGCCACTCAGCTGGAGAAGATCCTGGACCAGAAGATAGACATCCTCACTGAGCTCCGAG ATAAAGTCAAGTCATTCCGCTGTGCTCTTCAAGAGGAGGAGAAAGCCAGCAAGCAGATCAACCTCAAGAGGCCTCGTGCTCTTTAG
- the LOC144018435 gene encoding kinesin-like protein KIF2A isoform X2, with the protein MAVAFGKLVVGTNVEIKRSDGRIHEAMVTSLNEENESVTVEWIENGDTKGKEIDLESIFSLNPDVGPDEEIVRSPETPPSTTSVKVNKIAKNRGTIAPSKSDTPSRESRVIPPPARIFQSQLAETTQLPLSQQAQPAQPTTQQQLQNARRKSNCVKEVEKLQEKREKRRLQQQELREKRAQEVDTTIPNYEIMCMIRDFRASLDYRPLTTADLIEEHRICVCVRKRPLNRKELTMKDLDVITIPSKDVVMVHEPKQKVDLTRFLENQTFRFDYAFDDTTNNEMVYRFTARPLVETIFERGMATCFAYGQTGSGKTHTMGGDFSGKNQDCSKGIYALAARDVFLMLKKPNYKKLELQVFATFFEIYSGKVFDLLNRKTKLRVLEDRKQQVQVVGLQEKEVKCTEDVLKLIELGNGCRTSGQTSANAHSSRSHAVFQIILRRKGKMYGKFSLIDLAGNERGADTSSADRQTRLEGAEINKSLLALKECIRALGLNKPHTPFRASKLTQVLRDSFIGENSRTCMIATISPGMTSCENTLNTLRYANRVKEFGISPSDIPFSQGGQGSRPEHSPTNTFEYDDFAATPPPGRVKELTVDNNQVNQVMEGGRANIHAVNQLDLLEEEWQNSSPQRDDLKLLCEQNEEEVSPQLFSFHAAVSQLVEMEEQVQEDHRAVFEESIRWLEDEKELLKMTDEEVDYDVESYATQLEKILDQKIDILTELRDKVKSFRCALQEEEKASKQINLKRPRAL; encoded by the exons ATGGCCGTGGCGTTTGGGAAGCTCGTCGTCGGCACGAATGTGGAAATAAAGCGCAGTGATG GACGCATACATGAGGCGATGGTGACGTCCCTAAACGAGGAGAATGAGAGCGTCACGGTGGAGTGGATAGAGAATGGAGACACAAAAGGGAAAGAG ATCGATTTGGAGAGTATATTTTCACTTAACCCAGATGTGGGTCCAGACGAAGAGATTGTCCGGAGTCCAGAGACTCCTCCTTCAACTACGAGTGTGAAGGTTAATAAAATAGCAAAG AATCGTGGGACGATAGCACCTTCGAAGAGTGACACTCCATCGAGGGAGAGTAGAG TGATTCCGCCTCCAGCCCGAATCTTTCAGTCTCAACTCGCTGAAACAACACAGCTCCCTCTGTCACAGCAGGCTCAGCCCGCCCAGCCCACCACACAGCAGCAGCTGCAGAATG CTCGGAGGAAGTCAAACTGTGTGAAGGAGGTGGAGAAACTGCAAGAGAAAAGGGAGAAGCGTCGGCTTCAGCAACAGGAGCTGAGGGAAAAGAGGGCTCAG GAGGTGGACACGACCATTCCTAATTATGAGATTATGTGCATGATTCGAGACTTCCGTGCAAGTCTAGACTACCGACCTCTAACCACAGCAGATTTG ATCGAAGAACACAGAATATGCGTATGTGTGAGGAAACGTCCGCTGAATAGAAAAG AACTCACCATGAAGGATTTGGACGTGATCACAATTCCCAGTAAGGATGTGGTGATGGTGCACGAACCTAAGCAGAAGGTGGACCTGACTCGCTTCCTGGAGAACCAAACCTTCCGCTTCGATTACGCTTTTGATGACACCACCAACAATGAGATGGTTTACAG GTTCACTGCCAGACCGTTAGTGGAGACCATATTTGAGAGGGGCATGGCCACATGCTTTGCTTAtggacaaacaggaagtggtaaAACTCAT ACAATGGGTGGAGATTTTTCTGGGAAGAACCAAGACTGCTCCAAAGGAATTTATGCATTGGCTG CTCGGGATGTATTTCTCATGTTGAAGAAACCCAATTACAAGAAATTAGAGCTCCAAGTGTTTGCAACCTTTTTTGAAATCTACAGTGGAAAG GTGTTTGATCTGCTGAATCGCAAAACTAAACTGAGGGTGCTGGAGGACCGAAAACAGCAAGTGCAGGTTGTGGGGCTTCAGGAGAAGGAGGTTAAGTGCACAGAAGATGTCCTGAAACTCATTGAATTGGGCAACGGCTGCAG GACTTCGGGGCAGACATCAGCCAATGCGCACTCGTCGCGCAGCCATGCCGTGTTCCAGATCATTCTTCGTAGGAAGGGCAAGATGTACGGCAAGTTCTCCCTCATCGACCTGGCCGGGAACGAAAGGGGCGCCGATACTTCAAGTGCTGACCGTCAGACTCGCCTGGAGGGTGCCGAGATCAACAAAAGCCTGCTGGCCCTCAAG GAGTGTATCAGAGCTCTCGGCCTCAACAAGCCACACACTCCATTCCGAGCTAGCAAACTCACCCAGGTCCTGCGAGACTCCTTCATTGGTGAAAATTCCCGTACGTGCATG ATTGCAACAATCTCTCCTGGTATGACATCCTGCGAGAATACCCTCAACACGCTCCGCTACGCCAACAG AGTGAAGGAGTTTGGGATTAGTCCGTCAGACATCCCCTTCTCCCAGGGTGGTCAGGGGAGTCGCCCTGAGCACTCTCCGACCAATACTTTTGAGTACGATGACTTTGCTGCTACTCCTCCCCCTGGCAG GGTGAAGGAACTTACTGTGGACAACAACCAGGTAAACCAGGTAATGGAGGGAGGCCGTGCCAACATCCATGCCGTCAACCAGCTGGACTTGTTAGAAGAAGAATGGCAAAATAGTTCGCCGCAGAGAGACGACCTCAAGCTGCTCTGTGAGCAGAAT GAGGAGGAAGTGTCTCCTCAGCTCTTCTCTTTCCACGCGGCCGTCTCTCAATTGGTGGAAATGGAGGAGCAGGTCCAAGAGGATCACCGAGCGGTTTTCGAG GAGTCCATCAGGTGGCTGGAGGACGAGAAGGAGCTCCTGAAGATGACAGACGAGGAGGTGGACTACGATGTGGAATCTTACGCCACTCAGCTGGAGAAGATCCTGGACCAGAAGATAGACATCCTCACTGAGCTCCGAG ATAAAGTCAAGTCATTCCGCTGTGCTCTTCAAGAGGAGGAGAAAGCCAGCAAGCAGATCAACCTCAAGAGGCCTCGTGCTCTTTAG